A genomic window from Colletotrichum destructivum chromosome 7, complete sequence includes:
- a CDS encoding Putative carbonic anhydrase — protein sequence MAFHDREYPDTAAHSQGQGQVPTRKSLTQCNVSLDIENKFLYALSSNQAWAGYKSHQNPAFFKNLASGQSPSILWLGCSDSRVPETTILGLQPGDVFVHRNIANIVAPTDINTSAVIEYAVAHLKVKHVVLCGHSACGGAKAALGDSRVGGVLDTWLTPLKAVRAQNAEELAGIKNEDLRAVRIAEMNVETGVKVLMANVTIQEAIKERGLTVHGCIFDIASGRIRDLGFGTKTPKGHRSSSIISNGEEEEIVRGKHAQLVFRDGGDASMQVH from the exons ATGGCGTTCCATGACCGTGAGTACCCGGATACAGCCGCGCACAgccaaggacaaggccaagTTCCAACCCGGAAGTCGCTGACGCAATGCAACGTCTCCTTGGACATAGAAAACAAATTTCTGTATGCTCTCAGCTCGAACCAAGCATGGGCCGGGTATAAATCGCATCAGAACCCGGCATTTTTTAAGAACCTCGCTTCAGGACAGTCGCCTTCGATCT TGTGGCTAGGGTGCTCTGATTCGAGGGTGCCAGAGACAACAATCCTCGGGctccagcccggcgacgTCTTCGTCCACCGCAACATTGCCAACATCGTCGCGCCCACCGACATCAAcacctcggccgtcatcgAATATGCTGTCGCTCACCTCAAGGTCAAGCACGTTGTTCTTTGCGGCCACTCGGCCTGCGGCGGAGCCAAGGCTGCCCTGGGCGATTCGCGTGTCGGAGGCGTCCTCGACACCTGGCTCACGCCCCTGAAGGCAGTTCGCGCCCAGAatgccgaggagctcgcaGGCATCAAGAACGAAGACCTCCGGGCTGTCCGGATTGCCGAGATGAATGTTGAGACTGGAGTCAAGGTCCTTATGGCCAACGTTACTATccaggaggccatcaaggagcGTGGTCTCACAGTACACGGCTGTATTTTCGATATCGCTAGTGGCCGTATCCGAGACCTAGGGTTCGGCACCAAAACCCCGAAGGGTCATCGGAGCAGCAGTATCATCTCCaatggcgaggaggaagagattGTTCGCGGAAAACATGCCCAGCTTGTGTTCCGCGACGGAGGGGATGCGTCCATGCAGGTCCACTGA
- a CDS encoding Putative JmjC domain-containing protein, which produces MRRRVPFWCRTIGSPKVALTSRSLSTVKSVKVTETPYNAVNVAEFRQSSFMSGSPLLFKQPATPSSKTPLPSLSSKWFGHEGTGRPQSLKQEPSVTFTPYMEQFAHHMLPYEIMSPQLSENTGLVVDTINQFLTWLASGSDPMGAVLAGIVHAASHPDASEPRFSSFVAPLMLLLKAAEFNRLHEKKIKQLYIAQAQLTDLPPELRDDLPIPRIVMEAGKGDIYASSLWLGLEPTYTPLHRDPNPNLFCQLVGNKIMRLLPPSSGDRLYRKVQTQIQQSGNSRIRTIDMMEGRERVVMNTAVWGMEGSEEIVEARLSPGDALFIPTGWWHSVKSGNHDGRLNASVNWWFR; this is translated from the coding sequence ATGCGACGTCGTGTACCATTCTGGTGCCGGACAATCGGGTCACCCAAGGTAGCGTTGACAAGCCGAAGCTTGTCAACCGTCAAGTCTGTCAAAGTCACAGAAACGCCATACAACGCCGTCAATGTAGCCGAATTCCGACAGTCTTCATTCATGTCGGGAAGCCCTCTTTTATTCAAGCAACCCGCGACACCATCAAGCAAGACTCCACTCCCATCATTATCATCAAAATGGTTCGGTCATGAGGGAACCGGTCGACCCCAGAGTCTCAAGCAGGAGCCCTCCGTTACATTCACCCCTTACATGGAACAATTTGCTCATCACATGCTACCCTATGAAATAATGAGCCCCCAACTCTCCGAAAACACgggccttgtcgtcgacaCGATAAATCAATTCCTGACCTGGCTCGCTTCAGGCTCAGACCCGATGGGCGCGGTGCTAGCCGGCATCGTTCACGCCGCGTCCCATCCGGATGCCTCAGAGCCACGCTTCTCCTCTTTCGTCGCCCCTTTAATGCTTTTACTCAAGGCTGCAGAGTTCAATAGACTGCACGAGAAGAAAATCAAGCAGCTCTACATAGCCCAGGCCCAGCTCACTGATCTCCCCCCGGAACTTCGGGATGATCTTCCTATCCCGCGCATCGTGATGGAGGCCGGCAAAGGCGACATCTACGCCTCGAGCTTGTGGCTCGGGTTGGAACCAACTTATACCCCGCTCCACCGCGACCCGAATCCCAACTTGTTCTGCCAACTCGTCGGTAATAAGATCATGCGTCTTCTACCCCCTTCATCCGGAGATCGCTTGTACCGCAAGGTGCAGACTCAGATTCAACAATCCGGGAACAGCCGTATCAGAACTATCGACATGATGGAAGGCCGTGAGAGGGTCGTCATGAACACTGCGGTTTGGGGCATGGAGGGGTCTGAAGAAATTGTGGAAGCTAGATTAAGCCCAGGGGATGCTCTGTTCATCCCAACGGGTTGGTGGCATAGTGTCAAGAGTGGGAATCACGATGGGAGACTCAACGCGTCGGTGAACTGGTGGTTCAGATAA
- a CDS encoding Putative casein kinase II, regulatory subunit, casein kinase II subunit beta, with the protein MSTSSGAPESWISSFCSLLGHEYFAEVSEEFIEDDFNLTGLQNQVAMYKEALEMILDVEPEEDEDEEEEEDEDEEENDSGDQDRLGPRHDRRQHSRMASDLSVIESSSEMLYGLIHQRFICSRAGIQQMSEKYELGHFGCCPRTNCDQARTLPVGLSDIPGEDTVKLFCPSCLDVYVPPNSRFQTVDGAFFGRTFGALFLLTFPEYDLTKRGAEVLNSGGARINDDSTEMINGMYAKNIAPGLGAGRIYEPRIYGFRVSEVAKSGPRMQWLRDRPEDMTELDEARLYADEHPDSDEEDESMNGNGRPTPRRRAPRGNVRLRAQRQAQNGSPMNVETNGAESEL; encoded by the exons ATGTCCACCTCTTCGGGGGCCCCGGAGTCTTGGATATCTTCCTTCTGctctcttcttggccacgaGTACTTCGCTGAGGTCTCTGAGGAGTTCATCGAAGATGATTTCAATCTCACTGGCCTGCAGAACCAGGTCGCGATGTACAAGGAGGCTCTCGAG ATGATTCTCGATGTGGAGCctgaagaggacgaggacgaagaggaagaggaggacgaagacgaagaggagaaCGATTCGGGAGACCAAGACCGACTCGGCCCCAGGCACGACCGGAGACAACATAGCCGCATGGCCAGCGACCTTAGCGTCATCGAGTCTTCCTCCGAGATGCTCTACGGTCTGATTCATCAGCGGTTCATCTGCTCACGGGCGGGAATCCAACAGATGAGCGAGAAGTATGAGCTGGGTCACTTTGGCTGCTGTCCTCGGACGAACTGCGATCAAGCAAGAACACTCCCGGTGGGCCTGTCTGATATCCCCGGCGAAGACACCGTGAAGTTGTTCTGCCCCTCCTGCCTCGACGTCTACGTCCCTCCCAATAGTCGCTTCCAGACCGTTGATGGAGCCTTCTTCGGCCGCACATTTGGTGCCCTCTTCCTTCTCACATTCCCCGAGTACGATCTCACCAAGCGTGGAGCAGAGGTCCTCAACAGTGGCGGCGCACGCATCAACGACGACTCGACCGAGATGATCAATGGGATGTACGCCAAAAACATTGCGCCTGGTCTGGGTGCTGGCCGGATATACGAGCCTCGCATCTATGGCTTCCGTGTCTCTGAGGTTGCTAAGTCTGGTCCGCGGATGCAGTGGTTGCGAGACAGACCGGAAGACATGaccgagctggacgaggcgcGCCTTTATGCAGATGAGCACCCCGACTcggatgaggaagacgagagcATGAACGGCAACGGACGGCCCACacctcggcgtcgtgccCCGCGTGGCAATGTACGCCTTCGCGCGCAACGCCAGGCCCAGAACGGCAGCCCTATGAACGTCGAGACGAACGGTGCCGAGTCAGAGCTTTGA
- a CDS encoding Putative cytochrome P450, protein MGIIYPSIVLVAGIVFALTWAVFGQTRLMRNGVPLRCPPGTLPLAGNGINFLRDRQKLFDWFTKCEQLYGHETLQISVPSLPPGVIISDPRNLEYIFKNEGIFAKGEFFKRRSRDLFGNGIINVDGDLWKIQRKAGLSFLNTSNLRVLTDVALPQYLSQSVAFLKSKTDKGVIDLQAVFHELTTQLMGKMAYNMEMHAEDEFGLAFDDASGATAERFQNPLWFVTELFTGVRLRSSISTVKTFGRTIVSSAMADRKSRPQTKKQVPDDASKDRLDHISGSLIQSFLDSIGDEQLVADAALNYLSAGKDTTAQALTWTFYLLMKHPEVVAKIREEVDHVTEGSEITLDRAIAERGNPSSMPYVSAVFCEALRIFPPIPFEIKQAVQATTLPDGTFLPQNSVVVWCTWAMNRSCATWGPDADEFRPERWLVGGKVTNKSASEFPVFNGGARTCLGKKMAEIIAVQVIATVASLFDCVRVDSSTRVSKSSLTLPMKDGLPCFVRHRAAVPK, encoded by the exons ATGTCCTCCTGGTACTCTACCGCTGGCTGGAAACGGCATCAATTTTTTAAGGGACCGGCAAAAGCTGTTTGACTGGTTCACCAAGTGCGAGCAGCTTTACGGCCACGAGACACTGCAGATCTCCGTCCCGAGCCTACCACCTGGCGTCATCATCAGTGACCCAAGGAACCTGGAATACATCTTCAAAAACGAGGGAATATTTGCCAAGGGCGAGTTCTTTAAGCGGCGGTCCAGAGACTTGTTCG GAAACGGCATTATCAATGTTGACGGCGACCTATGGAAAATCCAACGCAAAGCGGGACTGAGCTTCCTTAACACATCCAACTTGAGAGTCCTGACAGATGTGGCTCTACCGCAGTACCTATCGCAGAGTGTGGCCTTCTTGAAGAGCAAGACTGACAAGGGTGTCATTGACTTACAGGCCGTCTTTCACGAACTCACGACACAGCTCATGGGAAAGATGGCGTACAAC ATGGAGATGCATGCCGAAGATGAGTTTGGTCTCGCTTTCGATGATGCGTCCGGTGCCACTGCCGAACGATTCCAGAACCCGCTGTGGTTCGTCACCGAATTGTTCACCGGTGTTCGGCTGCGGAGCTCTATCTCGACCGTCAAGACATTTGGACGAACCATCGTCTCCAGTGCGATGGCAGACAGGAAGAGCCGTCCCCAAACCAAGAAGCAGGTTCCCGATGATGCCAGCAAGGACAGACTAGATCATATCTCGGGCAGTTTGATCCAGTCGTTCTTGGACTCCATAGGGGACGAGCAGCTGGTCGCCGATGCCGCGTTGAACTACCTCTCTGCCGGCAAAGACACAACGGCGCAGGCCCTCACGTGGACATTCTACTTGCTGATGAAACATCCCGAGGTCGTGGCCAAGATCCGTGAGGAGGTCGACCATGTTACAGAGGGCAGCGAGATAACCCTCGACAGGGCCATCGCAGAACGGGGCAATCCAAGCTCGATGCCATATGTCTCCGCCGTCTTTTGCGAAGCCCTGCGTATCTTCCCGCCCATCCCCTTTGAGATCAAGCAGGCTGTGCAGGCGACCACTCTACCAGATGGCACATTTTTGCCCCAGAACTCCGTTGTTGTGTGGTGCACCTGGGCAATGAACCGATCGTGTGCCACATGGGGTCCTGACGCGGACGAGTTCCGCCCTGAGCGTTGGCTGGTCGGTGGCAAGGTGACGAATAAGAGCGCCTCCGAGTTCCCTGTCTTCAACGGGGGGGCGAGGACGTGTCTGGGCAAGAAAATGGCAGAGATCATTGCCGTGCAGGTGATCGCCACAGTGGCTAGCCTGTTCGACTGTGTGAGGGTTGACAGTTCGACGCGGGTCAGCAAGAGCAGTCTTACACTTCCTATGAAGGATGGACTCCCTTGCTTTGTGCGCCACAGGGCCGCTGTGCCTAAATAA
- a CDS encoding Putative glycoside hydrolase, family 43, concanavalin A-like lectin/glucanase domain superfamily: MVLSRAASASWLMALACSSLVFAGRAQDSNSTFYNPIIPGFHPDPSCIFVSEQNDTFFCASSSFNAFPGIPLHASKDLHNWKLIGHVLNRKEQLPRLAETNRSTSGIWAPTLRYHDKAFWVVTTLVDDEKDAADVSRWDNIIFKAKDPYDLKSWSDAVHFEFEGYDTEPFWDDDGKTYLNGAHAWKVGPWIQQTEANLDTGEVGEWKTIWNGTGGMAPEGPHIYRKDGWYYLLAAEGGTGLGHMVTMARSNNIDGPYESNPANPILTNANTTDYFQTVGHADLFQDHSGNWWSVALATRSGPQWLHFPMVRETVLTAATWNQGEWPYLTPVAGKMSGWKMPAENLEVKGPGPWVSLGDVEGDVINFAPNSTVPAHFTHWRYPIESSYAVSPPEHPNSLRLTPSKLNLTALNGNYAGAEGQTFVGRRQQDTLFSYSVDVDFKPTEVEEETGVSVFLTQNHHFDLGVVLLPASASTQAFPGQNLTIVKDPDELKLHLRFRGESYAPIPANIVAPVPEGWVGTPLQLEIKAFNMTHYAFSCGPAGAASRMETLLHASNAALSWGFTGVFLSVYATSNGGPGTTPAYISNWKFTPQGQLRD, from the exons ATGGTTTTGTCTCGTGCGGCTTCGGCCTCATGGTTGATGGCACTTGCATGCTCTTCTCTAGTTTTCGCTGGACGAGCACAGGACTCGAATTCGACATTCTACAATCCTATTATCCCCGGATTCCACCCCGATCCAAGCTGCATATTCGTCTCTGAACAGAACGACACCTTCTTCTGCGCTTCATCGAGTTTCAACGCCTTCCCGGGTATCCCGCTCCACGCCAGCAAGGACCTGCACAACTGGAAGTTGATTG GACACGTATTGAACCGTAAGGAGCAGCTGCCACGACTCGCTGAGACCAACCGCTCTACGAG TGGCATCTGGGCGCCGACATTACGTTACCATGACAAGGCTTTCTGGGTCGTTACGACCctcgtggacgacgagaaggacgcgGCTGATGTATCGAGATGGGACAAT ATCATCTTCAAAGCCAAGGACCCATACGATTTGAAATCATGGTCCGACGCTGTTCACTTTGAGTTCGAGGGCTACGACACAGAGCCTTTTTGGGATGACGATGGAAAGACTTATCTGAATGGAGCCCATGCCTGGAAGGTGGG TCCCTGGATACAACAGACAGAGGCCAATCTCGACACGGGAGAAGTTGGAGAATGGAAGACCATCTGGAACGGAACCGGTGGCATG GCACCGGAAGGACCGCACATTTATCGCAAAGATGGCTGGTACTATCTATTGGCTGCCGAAG GCGGCACTGGGCTCGGCCACATGGTCACAATGGCCCGTTCCAACAACATCGACGGCCCCTACGAGTCAAACCCAGCAAACCCGATCCTTACTAACGCCAACACGACCGATTACT TCCAGACGGTTGGACATGCCGACCTGTTCCAAGATCATTCCGGCAACTG GTGGAGCGTCGCACTCGCCACGAGATCTGGTCCCCAGTGGCTTCATTTCCCCATGGTGCGGGAAACCGTCTTGACCGCTGCCACGTGGAATCAAGGGGAGTGGCCGTATTTGACTCCTGTTGCGGGTAAAATGAGTGGTTGGAAAATGCCTGCAGAGAACCTGGAAGTGAAAGGCCCGGG CCCTTGGGTTTCGCTGGGAGACGTCGAAGGTGATGTGATCAACTTCGCTCCAAACTCGACTGTCCCAGCTCACTTCACGCACTGGCGCTATCCCATTGAGAGTTCGTATGCTGTCTCGCCCCCTGAACATCCCAACAGCCTACGTCTGACACCGTCGAAACTAAACCTCACAGCCCTCAATGGCAACTACGCGGGCGCGGAAGGGCAGACGTTTGTCGGGAGACGTCAACAGGACACTCTCTTTAGCTACAGTGTGGATGTCGACTTTAAGCCGACCGAGGTGGAAGAGGAGACAGGTGTATCGGTGTTTCTCACACAAAACCACCACTTTGACTTGGGCGTGGTCTTGCTGCCGGCGAGCGCTAGCACACAGGCGTTTCCCGGACAGAACTTGACCATAGTCAAGGACCCGGACGAGCTAAAGCTTCATCTCAGGTTCCGTGGCGAGTCGTATGCCCCTATTCCCGCCAACATCGTGGCACCTGTGCCGGAGGGGTGGGTTGGCACGCCGCTCCAACTGGAGATCAAGGCATTCAACATGACACATTACGCGTTTTCCTGCGGCCCCGCCGGAGCAGCTTCACGCATGGAGACACTTTTGCATGCATCCAATGCCGCTCTGAGCTGGGGATTTACTG GGGTATTCCTGAGTGTCTACGCAACTAGCAACGGTGGGCCGGGAACCACACCTGCGTATATATCAAACTGGAAATTCACTCCTCAGGGGCAACTCAGAGACTGA
- a CDS encoding Putative nuclear transport factor 2 domain, NTF2-like domain superfamily, with the protein MADNFEEIAKQFIEFYYNQFDSDRKGLSSLYREQSMLTFESASSLGVNSIVEKLSSLPFQKVKHQVTTLDAQPTLEGGIIILVTGQLLVDEEQRPMNYTQAFQLLRDPSGNYFVFNDIFKLVYG; encoded by the exons ATGGCTGACA ACTTTGAAGAGATCGCAA AGCAGTTCATCGAGTTCTACTACAACCAGTTCGACTCGGACCGCAAGGGACTCTCCAGCCTCTAC CGTGAGCAATCTATGCTGACTTTCGAGTCTGCTTCATCCCTTGGCGTCAACTCCATCGTTGAGAAACTTTCG TCTCTGCCCTTCCAGAAGGTCAAGCACCAGGTTACAACCCTCGATGCCCAGCCCACCCTTGAAGGCGGCATCATCATTCTCGTCACCGGCCAGCTCCTG gtcgacgaggagcagcgcCCCATGAACTACACCCAGGCTTTCCAGCTGCTGCGTGATCCCTCCGGCAACTACTTCGTCTTCAACGACATCTTCAAGCTTGTCTACGGTTAA